Proteins from a single region of Calonectris borealis chromosome 14, bCalBor7.hap1.2, whole genome shotgun sequence:
- the POLD4 gene encoding DNA polymerase delta subunit 4 yields the protein MEQPRRITDSFPRRRRSVRAPGRVKGRGCPRPAVEPPTPPPPDLALLEMLRRFDLAWEYGPCTGITRLQRWERAQALGLSPPGPVRDALLEHRDNPDVTYSLWHEYTL from the exons ATGGAGCAGCCCCGGCGCATCACCGACTCCTTCCCGCGGCGGCGACGATCGGTGCGAGCCCCGGGCAGGGTCAAGGGCAGGGGCTGTCCCCGGCCCGCCGTGGAGCCCCCGACGCCGCCCCCGCCGGACCTGGCCCTCCTGGAGATGCTGCGGCGCTTCGACCTCGCCTGGGAGTACGGGccctgcactg GTATCACCCGCCTGCAGCGGTGGGAGCGGGCGCAGgcgctggggctgagccccccgggTCCCGTCCGCGACGCCCTCCTGGAGCACCGGGACAACCCCGACGTCACCTACAG CCTCTGGCACGAGTACACGCTCTGA
- the LOC142088009 gene encoding glycine N-acyltransferase-like protein 3 isoform X1, which yields MGAPQMPVDDCYRNMHAAFYRDVGAYRALLETPGCLRWDTAFHIFGLQDGVATVSQAIAGAKGVELEVSEYYTYVHPDPSTIPEPRLDPGVRVGSLSPVHVDLLNETWAYGGNARSRRYLAEVLGRFPNLCLQDGAGQPLCWSLTDPFGTGTHGYTLPAHRRRGHMRAVLTLAARRAQARGFPTFGYTVTDNRPMQRLQEELGHQQLPGLCRFVLHNPGLGRAGP from the exons atgggtgccccacaGATGCCGGTGGATGACTGCTACAGGAACATGCACGCGGCGTTCTACCGGGACGTGGGTGCCTACCGGGCGCTGCTGGAGACCCCCGGCTGCCTGCGCTGGGACACCGCCTTCCACATCTTCG GGCTGCAGGACGGGGTGGCCACGGTGTCACAGGCCATCGCGGGGGCCAAGGGCGTGGAGCTGGAGGTCTCCGAGTACTACACCTACGTGCACCCCGACCCCAGCACCATACCCGAGCCCCG GCTGGACCCCGGCGTGCGGGTGGGCTCGCTGAGCCCGGTGCACGTGGATCTGCTGAACGAGACGTGGGCGTACGGGGGCAATGCGCGCAGCCGGCGATACCTGGCGGAGGTGCTGGGGCGATTCCCCAACCTCTGCCTGCAGgacggggccgggcagcccctctGCTGGTCCCTGACCGACCCCTTCGGGACGGGCACCCACGGCTACACCTTGCCTGCCCACCGTCGGCGCGGCCACATGCGAGCGGTGCTGACCCTCGCCGCTCGCCGGGCGCAGGCCCGAGGCTTCCCCACCTTCGGGTACACGGTCACGGACAACCGGCCCATGCagcggctgcaggaggagctgggccacCAGCAACTGCCCGGGCTCTGCCGCTTCGTCCTGCACAaccctgggctgggcagggctggaccCTGA
- the LOC142088009 gene encoding glycine N-acyltransferase-like protein 3 isoform X2, translating into MPVDDCYRNMHAAFYRDVGAYRALLETPGCLRWDTAFHIFGLQDGVATVSQAIAGAKGVELEVSEYYTYVHPDPSTIPEPRLDPGVRVGSLSPVHVDLLNETWAYGGNARSRRYLAEVLGRFPNLCLQDGAGQPLCWSLTDPFGTGTHGYTLPAHRRRGHMRAVLTLAARRAQARGFPTFGYTVTDNRPMQRLQEELGHQQLPGLCRFVLHNPGLGRAGP; encoded by the exons ATGCCGGTGGATGACTGCTACAGGAACATGCACGCGGCGTTCTACCGGGACGTGGGTGCCTACCGGGCGCTGCTGGAGACCCCCGGCTGCCTGCGCTGGGACACCGCCTTCCACATCTTCG GGCTGCAGGACGGGGTGGCCACGGTGTCACAGGCCATCGCGGGGGCCAAGGGCGTGGAGCTGGAGGTCTCCGAGTACTACACCTACGTGCACCCCGACCCCAGCACCATACCCGAGCCCCG GCTGGACCCCGGCGTGCGGGTGGGCTCGCTGAGCCCGGTGCACGTGGATCTGCTGAACGAGACGTGGGCGTACGGGGGCAATGCGCGCAGCCGGCGATACCTGGCGGAGGTGCTGGGGCGATTCCCCAACCTCTGCCTGCAGgacggggccgggcagcccctctGCTGGTCCCTGACCGACCCCTTCGGGACGGGCACCCACGGCTACACCTTGCCTGCCCACCGTCGGCGCGGCCACATGCGAGCGGTGCTGACCCTCGCCGCTCGCCGGGCGCAGGCCCGAGGCTTCCCCACCTTCGGGTACACGGTCACGGACAACCGGCCCATGCagcggctgcaggaggagctgggccacCAGCAACTGCCCGGGCTCTGCCGCTTCGTCCTGCACAaccctgggctgggcagggctggaccCTGA
- the LOC142088270 gene encoding glycine N-acyltransferase-like protein 3, with translation MTVARGNPAAHQVLVDSWPNFGVVLTRLRPEEHRDPEDFYANQLTVYYRDEGAWRALLGGTEAVGWTRAFQMQGMQEGMYEAMREAADAKGLRLETYRYQALLSPRPPRPRVQVPPGLRLAPVSPSHVPLLNATWGFGGNARSLRFLLGLVQGLPNACLLGPHGRPVSWSLLDPLGCLRHGYTLPAWRGQGLNGVTLGALGRGLHARGFPIYCGVLPHNTSSQRALRAVGFLPQPGTFYTLVVTPK, from the exons ATGACGGTGGCCCGGGGGAACCCGGCCGCCCACCAGGTGCTGGTGGACTCCTGGCCCAATTTTGGCGTTGTCCTGACCCGCCTGCGTCCAGAG GAGCACAGGGACCCCGAGGACTTCTACGCCAACCAGCTGACGGTCTACTACCGGGACGAGGGTGCCTGGCGGGCGCTGCTGGGGGGCACCGAGGCGGTGGGCTGGACCCGGGCCTTCCAGATGCAGG ggatgcaggaggggaTGTACGAGGCCATGCGCGAGGCGGCCGATGCCAAGGGGCTGCGGCTGGAGACGTACCGGTACCAGGCGCTGctgagcccccggcccccccggccccgcgtgCA GGTGCCACCGGGACTGCGCCTGGCACCCGTGTCCCCGTCCCACGTCCCGCTGCTCAACGCCACGTGGGGCTTCGGGGGCAATGCCCGCAGCCTGCGGttcctgctggggctggtgcaggGGCTGCCCAACGCCTGCCTGCTGGGCCCCCACGGGCGCCCCGTCTCCTGGAGCCTCCTGGACCCCCTGGGCTGCCTGAGACACGGCTACACGCTGCCCGCCTGGCGCGGGCAGGGCCTGAACGGGGTGACGCTGGGTGCCCTGGGCCGGGGGCTGCATGCTCGCGGCTTCCCCATCTATTGTGGGGTGCTGCCCCATAACACCTCCTCGCAGCGGGCTCTCCGTGCCGTGGGCTTCCTGCCCCAGCCCGGCACCTTCTACACCCTGGTTGTCACCCCCAAGTAG
- the CLCF1 gene encoding cardiotrophin-like cytokine factor 1 isoform X2 translates to MGAGVPLRCAGPLPACPGTPNHAPTAPAPRLSRMELRAGDSWGIFTFLCAALCNLPALPALNCTEELGAGQSIQKTYDLTRYLEHQLRTLAGTYLNYLGPPFNEPDFNPPRLARAERVPSATVDLDLWRGLTDNARLAANYRAYSRLLCYLRALDGQAGTAELRHRLGHFCSSLQGLVLSIAGVMSSLGYPLPAGPAGPPASPGTPVAPNDFLKKMDDFWLLKELQTWLWRSAKDFNRLKKKVPPAVVTLRLEARGF, encoded by the exons ATGGGAGCCGGAGTCCCGCTCCGGTGTGCGGgaccgctgcctgcctgcccgggaACCCCCAACCAcgcacccaccgccccggccccgcgcctgtCCCGCATGGAGCTGAGAGCAG GAGACTCTTGGGGGATCTTCACCTTCCTGTGCGCCGCGCTCTGCAacctgccggcgctgcccgccctgaACTGCACGGAGGAGCTGGGCGCCGGCCAGTCCATCCAGAAGACCTACGACCTGACCCGCTACCTGGAGCACCAGCTCCGCACCCTCGCCGGCACCTAC CTGAACTACCTGGGTCCCCCCTTCAATGAGCCCGACTTCAACCCCCCGCGGCTGGCGCGCGCCGAGCGGGTGCCCAGCGCCACGGTGGACTTGGACCTGTGGCGGGGGTTGACCGACAACGCCCGCTTAGCCGCCAACTACCGCGCCTACAGCCGGCTGCTCTGCTACCTGCGGGCGCTGGACGGGCAGGCGGGCACCGCCGAGCTACGCCATCGCCTCGGCCACTTCTGCTCCAGCCTGCAAGGTTTGGTGCTCAGCATCGCCGGCGTCATGTCCTCCCTGGGTTACCCgttgcccgccggccccgccgggccccccgcgTCCCCCGGCACCCCCGTCGCCCCCAATGACTTCCTCAAGAAGATGGATGATTTCTGGTTGCTGAAGGAGCTGCAGACCTGGCTGTGGCGCTCGGCCAAGGACTTCAACCGCCTCAAGAAGAAGGTGCCACCCGCCGTGGTGACGCTGCGCCTGGAGGCGAGGGGCTTCTGa
- the CLCF1 gene encoding cardiotrophin-like cytokine factor 1 isoform X1, whose amino-acid sequence MLNVAGELSGDSWGIFTFLCAALCNLPALPALNCTEELGAGQSIQKTYDLTRYLEHQLRTLAGTYLNYLGPPFNEPDFNPPRLARAERVPSATVDLDLWRGLTDNARLAANYRAYSRLLCYLRALDGQAGTAELRHRLGHFCSSLQGLVLSIAGVMSSLGYPLPAGPAGPPASPGTPVAPNDFLKKMDDFWLLKELQTWLWRSAKDFNRLKKKVPPAVVTLRLEARGF is encoded by the exons ATGCTAAATGTTGCTGGGGAGCTCTCAG GAGACTCTTGGGGGATCTTCACCTTCCTGTGCGCCGCGCTCTGCAacctgccggcgctgcccgccctgaACTGCACGGAGGAGCTGGGCGCCGGCCAGTCCATCCAGAAGACCTACGACCTGACCCGCTACCTGGAGCACCAGCTCCGCACCCTCGCCGGCACCTAC CTGAACTACCTGGGTCCCCCCTTCAATGAGCCCGACTTCAACCCCCCGCGGCTGGCGCGCGCCGAGCGGGTGCCCAGCGCCACGGTGGACTTGGACCTGTGGCGGGGGTTGACCGACAACGCCCGCTTAGCCGCCAACTACCGCGCCTACAGCCGGCTGCTCTGCTACCTGCGGGCGCTGGACGGGCAGGCGGGCACCGCCGAGCTACGCCATCGCCTCGGCCACTTCTGCTCCAGCCTGCAAGGTTTGGTGCTCAGCATCGCCGGCGTCATGTCCTCCCTGGGTTACCCgttgcccgccggccccgccgggccccccgcgTCCCCCGGCACCCCCGTCGCCCCCAATGACTTCCTCAAGAAGATGGATGATTTCTGGTTGCTGAAGGAGCTGCAGACCTGGCTGTGGCGCTCGGCCAAGGACTTCAACCGCCTCAAGAAGAAGGTGCCACCCGCCGTGGTGACGCTGCGCCTGGAGGCGAGGGGCTTCTGa
- the LOC142088451 gene encoding uncharacterized protein LOC142088451 encodes MVQPRDVTNGAGCGAGGPRRGQVGARGGRGQAGSGSGATASGQTASCPPQRSAVGGRAGSGAGGGTHAARAGTKVSAQREPCSRGAGKLTRNDLGAAFWGGDRAAPGSPAAASAGRARRPPPTPPLAAAPAAPAALQPPGDVKAAFPNRSTLLAGAVCSGGKPDTLHRGWGSGAERLAPRRAGRGGGGDPLRHAAGEPGQGIFPRRSRSPWLSRCHSSIPVRGLSRQHLRSPPPSPSGLQHPPRASAGELFPLRGLPPLRRARRLAFPAAPCGRASGGIIRAGAACGESPLLTRGIRSPPTPPRRPAARVLGASSRIQHQTCGSQPINRPGAAALRVRAWFICAGVPKPEAGGFDTEVPPGFRGKAGLGMLRADAPLLRALEKAGRRRLPPAEEPGGLRPGRGRGPQSERIRLLPPGPSRRSRAAPAGQRLCFKQSFFGGANAGEDVPLVAERAPSASPAARLRGSTHSWLWVTRGGGGVWLSDRTPPPPLLLRVTGFYATLGPGGLPSPRAPAPLIPSGL; translated from the exons ATGGTGCAGCCCCGGGATGTCACGAACGGGGCCGGATGCGGAGCTGGGGGGCCGCGGAGGGGTCAGGTAGGAGCGCGAGggggccgcgggcaggcgggcagcggCAGTGGCGCGACTGCGAGCGGGCAGACGGCGAGCTGCCCGCCGCAAAGGTCAGCAGTGGGAGGCAGGGCCGGCAGTGGCGCCGGCGGAGGGACCCACGCTGCCCGGGCCGGGACGAAG gTGTCGGCCCAGCGTGAGCCGTGCAGCCGCGGAGCTGGAAAACTCACCAGAAACGACCTCGGCGCTGCCTtttggggaggggacagggcagcgccgggcagccccgccgccgcttcGGCGGGCAGGGCTCGAcggccgccccccaccccgccgtTGGCAGCCGCTCCCGCAGCTCCGGCCgcgctgcagccccccggggacGTGAAGGCGGCTTTTCCCAACCGCTCCACGCTGCTGGCGGGGGCTGTTTGCTCGGGGGGGAAACCAGATACCCTGCACCGCGGctgggggagcggagcggagaggCTGGCCCCACGCCGTGCgggcaggggtggaggtggggacCCCCTCCGGCACGCTGCCGGGGAACCGGGCCAAGGCATCTTCCCTCGGCGGAGCCGCTCTCCCTGGCTTTCCCGGTGCCACAGCTCCATCCCGGTGCGGGGGCTGTCCCGCCAACACCTCCGTAGCCCCCCACCCTCACCCtcggggctgcagcacccacccCGAGCGAGCGCTGGGGAGCTTTTTCCTCTCCGCGGCTTGCCGCCGCTCCGCAGGGCTCGCCGCCTCGCCTTCCCGGCAGCGCCCTGTGGCCGAGCGAGCGGCGGCATCATCCGGGCTGGAGCAGCGTGCGGAGAATCCCCTCTCTTAACCAGAGGGATccggagcccccccaccccgccccgccgccccgcagcacGTGTGTTGGGTGCTTCCTCACGGATTCAACACCAAACCTGCGGCTCCCAACCAATAAaccgccccggcgctgccgcgcTCCGCGTCCGAGCGTGGTTTATCTGCGCGGGGGTCCCTAAACCCGAGGCCGGCGGGTTCGACACGGAGGTTCCCCCTGGATTTCGGGGAAAGGCTGGTCTCGGCATGCTCCGAGCAGACGCCCCGCTGCTCCGTGCCCTGGAGAAAGCCGGGAGGAGGCGATTGCCGCCAGCCGAGGAGCCGGGTGGGCTCAGacctggccggggccgggggccgcagTCGGAACGAATCCGCCTTTTACCTCCCGGCCCTTCCCGGCGCTCCCGAGCAGCGCCGGCCGGCCAGCgcctttgttttaaacaaagctttttcGGGGGAGCCAACGCAGGCGAGGACGTTCCCCTGGTTGCTGAGAGAGCCCCTTCGGCTTCTCCTGCCGCTCGCCTCCGTGGCAGCACCCACTCGTGGCTGTGGGTcacccgcgggggggggggggtctggctGTCGGATcgcacccccccacctcccctgtTGCTGCGGGTGACGGGGTTTTATGCCACACTTGGCCCTGGGGGTCTGCCCTCGCCCCGGGCACCCGCCCCACTCATCCCGAGTGGGTTATGA